In one window of Palaemon carinicauda isolate YSFRI2023 chromosome 2, ASM3689809v2, whole genome shotgun sequence DNA:
- the LOC137619307 gene encoding uncharacterized protein has product MAFHLFGACSFPSIANFMLKQTASDFGNEFSEEAQFTVANNFYVDDYLRAEDRKDALLVNLLEVKELCEKGGFTLTKFSSPCVEVMSSILREWYSRSTLELIDGSESHKTKALGVQWDLATDELGVRAELVSVPRTKQDLLSAIDSIYDPLGILAPVLIEGKVIMQDLCQLKITWDMELDSDTTDRIKA; this is encoded by the coding sequence ATGGCATTCCACCTGTTCGGGGCCTGCTCTTTTCCGAGCATTGCAAACTTCATGCTGAAACAGACAGCAAGcgactttgggaatgaattttcagaggaagcacagttcacagttgccaacaatttttatgtagATGACTACTTGAGAGCCGAGGATCGTAAGgatgcactgttagtcaatttgttagAGGTTAAGGAGCTCTGCGAAAAAGGGGGATTTACATTGACAAAGTTCAGTAGCCCTTGTGTGGAGGTTATGTCGTCCATCCTgagggagtggtacagtaggagCACCTTAGAGCTTATAGATggatcagagtcacataagacaaaggctttgggagtacagtgggacttggccactgatgaattgggtgtccgAGCAGAGCTAGTATCAGTTCCAAGGACTAAGCAGGACTTGTTGTCAGCCATAGACTCGATTTACGATCCACTCGGTatattggcgccagttttaatcgagggtaaagtcatcatgcaggacctctgccAATTAAAGATAACCTGGGACATGGAATTGGACTCTGACACTACGGACCGCATCAAGGCATGA
- the LOC137619316 gene encoding uncharacterized protein — MALGVVAYLWFSDPWGNISCRFIMGKARVAPLKHVSVPRLELSAVVQAVRLGSTNLTMIDFWVDKVYYWTDSTTVLRYIRNDQDRYQTFVANRVSMIREGSDQKEWRYVNSEWNPADDATRSKQSERWRKGPEFLLKECFWPIEPAQISDGVEGLEVKCEIRPTGTRGYQIISYRIGMDTRQPSR; from the coding sequence ATGGCTTTAGGAGTAGTGGCATACTTGTGGTTCTCAGATCCGTGGGGAAATAtatcttgcagattcatcatgggaaaggcaagggtagcaccaCTGAAGCATGTTTCAGTGCCCCGCCTAGAGCTTAGTGCAGTTGTACAGGCCGTAAGACTTGGAAGCACTAATTTGACCATGATAGATTTCTGGGTAGATAAGGTCTATTATTGGACCGACTCAACAACCGTCTTGCGATATATTAGGAATGATCAGGAcagataccagacatttgtggcaaaccgtgtttctatgataagggagggcagtgatcagaaagagtggaggtatgttaactctgagtggaacccagcagacgatgcaacacgttccaagcagtcCGAAAGGTGGAGAAAAGGGCCGGAGTTTCTGTTAAAGGAGTGTTTCTGGCCAATTGAGCCAGCTCAAATAtcagatggtgtagaaggattagAAGTTAAGTGTGAGATAAGACCAACGGGAACTAGAGGCTACCAAATAATTAGTTACAGGATTGGGATGGACACCAGGCAACCCAGCAGATGA